In Acidimicrobiales bacterium, the following proteins share a genomic window:
- a CDS encoding acyltransferase family protein, with product MPALDGLRALAVGAVLAYHLGIGWAGGGYLGVDLFFVLSGFLITGLLAGEIGAHGRISLRRFWARRARRLLPALLVVLVALSVYAGLAGRAGGALNPALLRNDGLAALAYFANWHFLAAHQSYFAQFAAPSPLEHTWSLAIEEQFYIVWPLLLTGVVAVAGRSWRKAALGVTVLLAWWSVASMALVSHGASDPSRAYFGTDSRAFELLVGAALALLLANRPRWQPRRPAALHAAGAGSLLALGAGWSWLGGPPPWMFRGGLLAAAVLAAVLIASVSRPDRGPTGRLLSLGPLRWVGRISYGLYLWHWPLFALVRPHVRSWPAPAADVALVAATFAVATASYYLIEMPVRRGAFSGWRRLVALPAAIGATTAAVLIASVPVAPAVAAAPPSPGEGAVAVVPAASPVTFGLPRVPTRSDPLRVLVIGDSVMDDAEPGLAALLQSTGVVRVTNTAAPWWGLTQSHWQTDWPALIARVRPEVVIGTWGWDLAQAQADPAAYRQLLDRAVSELLAPGDGVAGVVLLQYPRIGPHPGFDAATLANEETAREAWN from the coding sequence ATGCCCGCCCTCGACGGCCTGCGCGCCCTGGCCGTCGGTGCCGTCCTCGCCTACCACCTCGGTATCGGCTGGGCCGGCGGGGGCTACCTCGGGGTCGACCTCTTCTTCGTCCTCAGCGGCTTTCTCATCACCGGGCTCCTGGCCGGCGAGATCGGCGCCCACGGCCGCATCTCCCTGCGGAGGTTCTGGGCCCGGCGGGCCCGGCGGCTGCTTCCCGCCCTGCTCGTCGTGCTCGTGGCGCTGAGCGTGTACGCCGGCCTGGCCGGCCGGGCGGGGGGAGCCCTCAACCCCGCCCTGCTGCGCAACGACGGGCTGGCGGCGCTGGCCTACTTCGCCAACTGGCACTTCCTGGCCGCCCACCAGTCGTACTTCGCCCAGTTCGCCGCGCCGTCCCCGCTGGAGCACACCTGGTCGCTGGCGATCGAGGAGCAGTTCTACATCGTGTGGCCGTTGCTGCTCACCGGGGTGGTGGCGGTGGCGGGCCGCTCGTGGCGCAAGGCCGCCCTCGGGGTCACGGTGCTGCTGGCGTGGTGGTCGGTCGCCTCGATGGCCCTCGTGTCCCACGGGGCGAGCGATCCCAGCCGCGCCTACTTCGGGACCGACAGCCGGGCCTTCGAGCTGCTGGTCGGCGCCGCGCTGGCCCTGCTCCTCGCCAACCGGCCGCGGTGGCAGCCCCGCCGCCCCGCCGCCCTGCACGCCGCCGGGGCCGGATCCCTCCTCGCTCTCGGGGCCGGGTGGTCGTGGCTCGGTGGCCCGCCGCCGTGGATGTTCCGGGGCGGCCTGCTGGCGGCGGCGGTGCTGGCCGCGGTGCTGATCGCCAGCGTCAGCCGGCCCGACCGGGGCCCGACCGGCCGGCTGCTCTCACTCGGGCCGCTGCGGTGGGTCGGCCGCATCTCCTACGGGCTGTATCTCTGGCACTGGCCCCTGTTCGCGCTGGTCCGGCCCCACGTCAGGAGCTGGCCGGCGCCGGCAGCGGATGTCGCGCTGGTGGCGGCCACCTTCGCGGTGGCGACCGCCAGCTACTACCTGATCGAGATGCCGGTCCGGCGGGGCGCCTTCTCCGGATGGCGACGGCTGGTGGCCCTCCCCGCCGCCATCGGCGCGACCACGGCGGCGGTGCTCATCGCCTCGGTCCCGGTGGCTCCCGCCGTCGCCGCCGCGCCCCCCTCCCCGGGCGAAGGGGCCGTCGCGGTCGTCCCGGCCGCCTCGCCCGTCACCTTCGGCCTGCCCCGGGTTCCGACCCGCTCCGACCCGCTGCGCGTCCTCGTGATCGGCGACAGCGTGATGGACGACGCCGAGCCCGGCCTGGCGGCCCTGCTGCAGTCGACGGGGGTGGTGCGGGTGACCAACACCGCCGCGCCGTGGTGGGGTCTGACCCAGAGCCACTGGCAGACCGACTGGCCCGCCCTGATCGCCCGGGTGCGGCCCGAGGTGGTCATCGGGACCTGGGGCTGGGACCTGGCCCAGGCGCAGGCCGACCCGGCCGCCTACCGGCAGCTGCTCGACCGCGCCGTCAGCGAGCTTCTGGCCCCCGGTGACGGCGTCGCCGGCGTGGTGCTGCTGCAATACCCGCGCATCGGCCCCCACCCCGGCTTCGACGCCGCAACCCTCGCCAACGAGGAGACGGCGCGTGAGGCGTGGAAC
- a CDS encoding biotin/lipoyl-binding protein: protein MATTVAGAEDALAPTEEQFVPARPRRRWLAPVRVLARRRWLALVAVLALIGAGVGIYLSTGSSAPTFRTVAASLGTIRQEISTSGTIADINQANLNFGVSGLVQSVAVAVGQKVGAGQVLAREDTTSLQASLDSAQANVASATSKLDTDLQGATTQQLTSSQGQVATARLALATAQQGVVTAQQSNAQALSTAQAAVQSAETTLSDDQATSEQDQSTLSAAQQKEANDCQGDASGASSGSGTSGSGPSGSSGSGSAGSASSSQCSADQSTVATDQSKVNQDQQTVGKDQTAVQSAQQSLQSTQLKNTQSLQQAQNQVASAQLSLDNAQSSLTALQTSVTPAQLEADRASVASAQAGLATAQDNMDNATIASPIAGTVAAVNITTGQSASGGGSSGSSSGSGSGGSGASSPSSALSSLLGGSSSSSSSSSSSSSAIVVVSPGAYAVSTSVSDSEIGEVKVGDQAIITPDGSTAPVFGTVSTVGLLATSSSGVATYPVTIAVTGSPGGLYSGAGASVAIVIEQFTNVLTVPSSAVHTLGARSFVYLLQNGREVAQAVTVGGAGNGLTQITSGLQSGQPVVLATLSSSLPTGRSGTTTGRGGRGGAGGFGGLGGGAGGGGGAFFGGGGGGAGGGGLGGGGLRQFTGGGGG, encoded by the coding sequence TTGGCGACCACCGTGGCCGGCGCCGAGGATGCCCTGGCGCCGACGGAGGAGCAGTTTGTTCCCGCCCGCCCGCGGCGGCGGTGGCTCGCGCCCGTGCGGGTCCTGGCCCGGCGGCGCTGGTTGGCGCTGGTGGCGGTGCTGGCGCTGATCGGCGCCGGTGTCGGGATCTACCTCTCGACGGGCAGCTCGGCCCCCACCTTCAGGACGGTGGCGGCGTCGCTCGGGACCATCCGCCAGGAGATCTCGACCAGCGGGACCATCGCCGACATCAACCAGGCCAACCTCAACTTCGGCGTGTCCGGCCTGGTGCAGAGCGTCGCCGTGGCGGTGGGCCAGAAGGTGGGGGCCGGGCAGGTCCTGGCCCGAGAGGACACCACCAGCCTGCAGGCGTCCCTCGACAGCGCCCAGGCCAACGTGGCGAGCGCCACGTCCAAGCTGGACACCGACCTGCAGGGAGCGACGACCCAACAGCTGACCAGCTCCCAGGGCCAGGTGGCCACGGCCCGGCTGGCGCTGGCGACGGCGCAGCAGGGCGTCGTCACCGCCCAGCAGTCCAACGCCCAGGCCCTGTCCACGGCCCAGGCGGCGGTGCAGTCGGCCGAGACCACGCTCTCCGACGACCAGGCGACCTCCGAACAGGACCAGTCGACCCTCTCCGCCGCGCAGCAGAAGGAGGCCAACGACTGCCAGGGTGACGCGTCCGGAGCGTCGTCGGGCTCGGGCACCTCGGGGTCAGGCCCCTCCGGGTCGTCGGGCTCGGGCAGCGCCGGGTCCGCCTCGTCGTCGCAGTGCAGCGCCGACCAGAGCACGGTCGCGACCGATCAGTCCAAGGTCAACCAGGACCAGCAGACGGTGGGCAAGGACCAGACCGCGGTGCAGTCGGCGCAGCAGTCCCTCCAGTCCACCCAGCTCAAGAACACCCAGAGCCTGCAGCAGGCCCAGAACCAGGTGGCCAGCGCCCAGCTGTCCCTCGACAACGCCCAGTCCTCGTTGACCGCCCTGCAGACGTCGGTGACGCCGGCCCAGCTCGAGGCGGACCGGGCCTCGGTGGCCTCGGCGCAGGCGGGCCTGGCGACGGCGCAGGACAACATGGACAACGCCACGATCGCCTCCCCGATCGCAGGCACGGTCGCGGCGGTCAACATCACCACCGGCCAGAGCGCGAGCGGCGGGGGCAGCTCCGGCTCGTCGTCGGGATCGGGGTCCGGGGGCTCAGGAGCGAGTTCGCCCAGCAGCGCCCTGTCGTCGCTGCTCGGGGGGTCGTCGTCGTCCAGCTCGAGCAGCTCGTCGTCGTCCAGCGCCATCGTCGTGGTCAGCCCCGGCGCCTACGCGGTCAGCACCAGCGTCAGCGACTCGGAGATCGGCGAGGTGAAGGTCGGCGACCAGGCCATCATCACCCCCGACGGCTCCACCGCCCCGGTCTTCGGCACCGTCAGCACCGTCGGCCTCCTGGCCACGAGCAGCAGCGGCGTGGCGACCTACCCGGTGACCATTGCCGTGACCGGCAGTCCCGGCGGCCTGTACTCCGGAGCCGGGGCCAGCGTGGCCATCGTGATCGAGCAGTTCACCAACGTGTTGACCGTGCCCTCCAGCGCCGTACACACCCTCGGGGCGCGCAGCTTCGTGTACCTGCTCCAGAACGGCAGGGAGGTGGCGCAGGCGGTCACCGTCGGCGGGGCGGGCAACGGACTGACCCAGATCACGTCCGGTCTGCAGTCCGGCCAGCCCGTGGTCCTGGCCACCCTGAGCTCCTCGCTGCCGACCGGCCGGTCGGGCACCACGACGGGCCGCGGCGGCCGGGGGGGTGCAGGCGGCTTCGGTGGCCTCGGCGGCGGGGCCGGCGGAGGCGGCGGCGCCTTCTTCGGTGGCGGCGGGGGTGGCGCCGGCGGCGGCGGTCTGGGAGGCGGCGGCCTGCGTCAGTTCACCGGTGGCGGCGGTGGTTGA
- a CDS encoding ABC transporter permease, giving the protein MSWLETLRTGAEAIVSHRLRSALTMLGILIGIAAVILTVGLGEGASSSVNSAISALGSNLLTVTPGSSTSGGIRGGLGTSTALTVADADALANRRDCPDVGAVAPISQRSAVLINGSTNWTTTVVGSSPGWMPVRGRQMAEGSFFTSADVSQARPVAVLAPTTASELYGFVDPVGSSLVIGGQSFTVVGVLTPQGSSGSSGTTQDDQAIVPISTYQQRLTGIFGRNSVSSIQLTALSKDTLSAAYQEADDLLLNETGATTPAAANFTITTQDQILSTATSVDHTLTILLGGIAAISLLVGGIGVMNIMLVSVTERVREIGLRKALGATPAVIRRQFLVEAAVLGLAGGVVGLLLGLAGATGLPHVISNPIVISAPAAVAAVAVSLGIGLGFGVYPATRAARLAPIDALRNE; this is encoded by the coding sequence TTGAGCTGGCTCGAGACCCTCCGCACGGGAGCGGAAGCCATTGTCAGCCACCGGCTGCGCTCGGCCCTCACCATGCTCGGCATCCTCATCGGCATCGCCGCCGTCATCCTCACCGTCGGTCTCGGGGAGGGGGCGTCGTCGAGCGTGAACTCGGCCATCTCGGCCCTGGGCTCGAACCTCCTGACGGTGACTCCGGGCTCGTCCACCTCCGGTGGGATCCGCGGCGGCCTGGGGACCTCGACGGCGCTCACCGTGGCCGATGCGGACGCCCTGGCCAACCGGCGCGACTGCCCCGATGTCGGGGCGGTGGCGCCGATCAGCCAGCGCAGCGCCGTGCTGATCAACGGCTCCACCAACTGGACCACGACGGTGGTCGGGTCGAGCCCGGGCTGGATGCCGGTGCGGGGCCGCCAGATGGCCGAGGGGAGCTTCTTCACCTCCGCCGACGTGAGCCAGGCCAGGCCCGTCGCGGTGCTGGCCCCGACCACCGCCAGCGAGCTCTACGGATTCGTCGACCCGGTCGGCAGCTCGTTGGTCATCGGCGGCCAGTCGTTCACCGTCGTGGGTGTGCTGACTCCGCAGGGCTCGTCGGGTTCCAGCGGGACCACCCAGGACGACCAGGCGATCGTGCCGATCTCCACCTACCAGCAGCGCCTCACCGGGATCTTCGGGCGCAACTCGGTCTCGTCGATCCAGCTCACCGCCCTGTCGAAGGACACGCTCTCGGCCGCCTACCAGGAGGCCGACGACCTGCTGCTCAACGAGACGGGGGCCACCACGCCGGCCGCCGCCAACTTCACCATCACCACCCAGGACCAGATCCTGTCCACCGCCACGTCGGTCGACCACACCCTGACGATCCTGCTCGGCGGCATCGCCGCCATCTCCCTCCTCGTCGGGGGGATCGGGGTGATGAACATCATGCTGGTGTCGGTCACCGAGCGGGTCCGGGAGATCGGGTTGCGCAAGGCCCTCGGCGCCACCCCGGCGGTCATCCGCCGGCAGTTCCTGGTGGAGGCCGCCGTGCTCGGCCTCGCCGGGGGGGTCGTGGGACTCCTGCTCGGCCTCGCCGGCGCGACCGGCCTGCCCCACGTCATCTCCAACCCGATCGTCATATCGGCCCCGGCCGCGGTCGCCGCCGTGGCGGTGTCACTCGGCATCGGGCTCGGGTTCGGCGTCTACCCGGCCACCCGCGCCGCCCGCCTGGCTCCGATCGACGCCCTCCGCAACGAGTGA
- a CDS encoding ABC transporter ATP-binding protein, whose amino-acid sequence MAAGVAPAAAVWEAAACVSSPVAAVVDAGGPTAVLDPAALPRPGAVPGPRPIIELDGVRKVYRSGTLSVEALRGVSLRIDEGELVAIMGPSGSGKSTLMHIIGCLDVVTSGTYLLSGQDVGRMNEVELATVRNRRIGFVFQQFNLLASLTAWRNVELPLVYAGVPRADRRTRAIEALGRVGLADRVDHRPGELSGGQQQRVAVARALVTDPAVVLADEPTGNLDSTSSGDILALFTELHAAGRTIVLITHEPDVADVAQRVVRMHDGRVQ is encoded by the coding sequence GTGGCGGCGGGGGTGGCGCCGGCGGCGGCGGTCTGGGAGGCGGCGGCCTGCGTCAGTTCACCGGTGGCGGCGGTGGTTGACGCCGGCGGCCCGACGGCGGTCCTCGACCCGGCCGCCCTCCCCCGGCCCGGGGCGGTGCCGGGGCCACGGCCCATCATCGAGCTCGACGGGGTGCGCAAGGTCTACCGCTCCGGGACGCTTTCGGTGGAGGCGCTGCGCGGCGTCTCGTTGCGCATCGACGAGGGCGAGCTGGTGGCCATCATGGGCCCGTCCGGCTCCGGCAAGTCGACGCTCATGCACATCATCGGCTGCCTGGACGTGGTGACCTCGGGGACCTACCTGCTGTCGGGCCAGGACGTAGGCCGCATGAACGAGGTCGAGCTGGCGACGGTGCGCAACCGGCGCATCGGGTTCGTCTTCCAGCAGTTCAACCTGCTCGCCAGTCTCACGGCGTGGCGCAACGTCGAGCTGCCGCTCGTCTACGCCGGCGTGCCGCGGGCCGACAGGCGGACGCGGGCCATCGAGGCGCTCGGGCGGGTGGGCCTGGCCGACCGCGTCGACCACCGCCCCGGTGAGCTCTCGGGCGGACAGCAGCAGCGGGTGGCCGTGGCCCGGGCGCTGGTGACCGATCCCGCCGTCGTGCTGGCCGACGAGCCGACGGGGAACCTGGACTCGACGTCGAGCGGGGACATCCTGGCGCTGTTCACCGAGCTGCACGCCGCCGGTCGGACCATCGTTCTCATCACCCACGAGCCCGACGTGGCCGACGTGGCCCAGCGCGTCGTCCGGATGCACGACGGGCGGGTCCAGTGA
- a CDS encoding trypsin-like peptidase domain-containing protein — MSDNPTWEPDEQEARPGERPTAEQPVLPGGWSSGDWLYPPPPGGEWVPPAPAGSGPGGGRQAWRRTAVGLAVVALVLASGGLGAAIGVAVHDHSSPSAFQPSVLPTIPSLGGGGGGGVGGGVGAGTPTTVAPTSGIDANAVASKVDPAVVDINTTLAGGGRAAGTGIVLTSGGVVLTNNHVIADAQTIRAQIGGTGRTYTGKVVGYDVVDDVAVVQLQGASGLRTATLGNSSSLAVGTPVVAIGNALGQGGTPQATEGTVTALDQTITVQGDITPGETLKGLIQFNAPIQSGDSGGPLVDAHGRVVGMDTAAAFGGGFRSRQGPSDAGFAIPINTALPIAQKISAGKAGGNIHIGPRPLMGVEVSDAGGSQSGGGTGGFGGFGSQTPSAPVSSGALVEGVTSGSPAASVGLAAGDVIVSLGGQTISDSSGLSAAILRHQVGETVSVGWVDQSGNHHTADVTLVAGPPA; from the coding sequence GTGTCGGACAACCCCACGTGGGAGCCGGATGAACAAGAGGCCCGGCCCGGAGAGCGGCCGACGGCCGAGCAGCCGGTCCTTCCCGGCGGTTGGAGCTCCGGGGACTGGCTCTACCCCCCGCCCCCCGGCGGGGAATGGGTGCCCCCGGCGCCGGCCGGATCCGGCCCGGGCGGGGGGCGGCAGGCGTGGCGGCGCACCGCCGTCGGCCTGGCCGTTGTGGCCCTGGTCCTGGCGTCGGGTGGTCTCGGCGCCGCCATCGGCGTGGCCGTGCACGACCACTCGTCCCCGAGCGCCTTCCAGCCCTCCGTGCTCCCCACCATCCCGTCCCTCGGCGGCGGAGGTGGGGGCGGCGTCGGAGGCGGGGTCGGGGCCGGCACCCCGACCACCGTGGCCCCGACCTCGGGGATCGACGCCAACGCCGTGGCGAGCAAGGTGGATCCCGCCGTGGTCGACATCAACACCACCCTGGCCGGCGGTGGGCGGGCGGCCGGGACCGGCATCGTGCTGACCTCGGGCGGCGTGGTGCTGACCAACAACCACGTGATCGCCGACGCCCAGACCATCCGGGCCCAGATCGGCGGCACCGGCCGGACCTACACCGGGAAGGTCGTGGGCTACGACGTGGTCGACGACGTCGCGGTAGTCCAGCTGCAGGGCGCGTCGGGGCTCAGGACGGCGACGCTCGGCAATTCCTCGTCCCTGGCCGTCGGCACCCCGGTGGTGGCCATCGGCAACGCCCTGGGCCAGGGCGGCACGCCGCAGGCCACCGAGGGAACGGTCACCGCCCTCGACCAGACCATCACCGTGCAGGGGGACATCACTCCCGGTGAGACCCTCAAGGGCCTGATCCAGTTCAACGCCCCGATCCAGTCCGGGGACTCGGGCGGCCCGCTGGTCGACGCCCACGGCCGGGTCGTCGGCATGGACACGGCGGCGGCGTTCGGTGGGGGCTTCCGCTCCCGGCAGGGTCCTTCCGACGCCGGCTTCGCCATCCCGATCAACACCGCGCTGCCGATCGCCCAGAAGATCAGCGCCGGCAAGGCCGGCGGGAACATCCACATCGGGCCCCGGCCGCTGATGGGCGTCGAGGTCAGCGACGCCGGCGGCTCGCAGTCCGGCGGGGGGACCGGGGGCTTCGGCGGGTTCGGCTCGCAGACCCCGAGCGCGCCGGTCAGCTCCGGCGCCCTCGTCGAGGGGGTGACCTCGGGCTCGCCGGCGGCATCGGTCGGCCTGGCGGCCGGGGACGTGATCGTGAGTCTCGGGGGCCAGACGATCAGCGACTCCTCCGGCCTGAGCGCCGCCATCCTCCGGCACCAGGTGGGCGAGACGGTGTCGGTCGGCTGGGTGGACCAGTCCGGCAACCACCACACCGCCGACGTGACCCTGGTGGCCGGCCCTCCGGCCTGA
- a CDS encoding DUF5666 domain-containing protein — protein MRMSPRHLSVPALVGLLGAAAAACGGGSPTATTGTTQAAARPSSSGTGAPQAPPGVSGQVAAVNGSVLEVQDPTTGQTTVNLNGSTVITQTVTVTSSALAVGQCVTASGTKTSAGPVAATTVTIDAVVSGSCAGGPGAAFGGGPGGGFGGGAGGFGGRRAGTGGAAGGSTTRTTLSAAQRAQRQAQLANVGVSDGKITAINGTTVEVTVPPPPSTTSTTSTTRARGGARFRLTPAASFTYTSSTRFMETRAATASAVIVGDCVTAFGPSDTTGAVTAQRLMIRPAGPNGCSTGFGGGGFGRGGGGGAGTGGAPGTGTGA, from the coding sequence ATGAGGATGTCCCCCCGCCATCTGTCCGTCCCGGCTCTCGTCGGGCTGCTCGGCGCCGCGGCGGCGGCGTGCGGCGGCGGCTCGCCCACGGCCACCACCGGGACCACCCAGGCGGCGGCGCGCCCGTCCTCCAGCGGAACGGGCGCGCCGCAGGCCCCGCCCGGCGTGTCGGGGCAGGTGGCGGCGGTAAACGGATCGGTCCTGGAGGTTCAGGACCCGACCACCGGCCAGACGACGGTGAACCTCAACGGATCGACGGTCATAACCCAGACCGTGACCGTCACCTCCTCGGCCCTGGCGGTCGGGCAGTGCGTGACGGCCTCGGGCACCAAGACCTCGGCCGGCCCGGTGGCCGCCACGACCGTCACCATCGACGCCGTGGTGTCGGGATCGTGCGCCGGGGGCCCGGGAGCCGCCTTCGGCGGGGGACCGGGCGGAGGGTTCGGCGGCGGGGCCGGCGGCTTCGGCGGGCGGAGGGCCGGCACGGGGGGCGCGGCCGGCGGGAGCACCACCCGCACGACGCTGTCGGCGGCGCAGCGGGCCCAGCGCCAGGCGCAGCTCGCCAACGTGGGCGTGTCCGACGGCAAGATCACCGCGATCAACGGCACGACCGTCGAGGTCACCGTCCCGCCTCCCCCCAGCACCACGAGCACGACGAGCACCACCCGCGCCCGCGGGGGAGCCCGGTTCCGGCTGACCCCCGCCGCCAGCTTCACCTACACGTCCTCGACCCGCTTCATGGAGACCCGCGCCGCCACCGCCTCAGCGGTGATCGTCGGTGACTGCGTGACAGCGTTCGGCCCGTCCGACACCACCGGGGCGGTGACCGCCCAGCGGCTCATGATCCGGCCCGCCGGCCCCAACGGCTGCTCCACCGGGTTCGGCGGCGGAGGCTTCGGGCGTGGCGGTGGCGGAGGCGCCGGGACCGGTGGCGCGCCGGGCACCGGCACCGGGGCATGA